The proteins below are encoded in one region of Aeromonas jandaei:
- a CDS encoding CphA family subclass B2 metallo-beta-lactamase: protein MKCGLAGAVVLMASFWGGSVRAAGISLKQVSGPVYVVEDNYYVKENSMVYFGAKGVTAVGATWTPDTARELHKLIKRVSSKPVLEVINTNYHTDRAGGNAYWKSIGAKVVATRQTRDLMKSDWAEIVAFTRKGLPEYPDLPLVLPNVVHDGDFKLQDGKVRAFYAGPAHTPDGIFVYFPDEQVLYGNCILKEKLGNLSFANVKEYPQTIERLKAMKLPIKTVIGGHDSPLHGPELIDHYEELIKAAPQS from the coding sequence ATGAAATGCGGATTGGCCGGAGCCGTGGTGCTGATGGCGAGTTTTTGGGGCGGCAGCGTGCGGGCGGCGGGGATCTCCCTCAAGCAGGTGAGCGGCCCTGTCTATGTGGTGGAGGATAACTACTACGTCAAAGAGAACTCCATGGTCTATTTCGGGGCCAAGGGGGTGACTGCGGTGGGGGCGACCTGGACGCCGGATACCGCCCGCGAGTTGCACAAGCTGATCAAACGGGTCAGCAGCAAGCCGGTGCTGGAGGTGATCAACACCAACTACCACACCGATCGGGCGGGCGGTAACGCCTACTGGAAGTCCATCGGGGCCAAGGTGGTGGCGACGCGCCAGACCCGGGATCTGATGAAGAGCGACTGGGCCGAGATTGTTGCCTTTACCCGCAAGGGGCTGCCGGAGTACCCGGATCTGCCGCTGGTGCTGCCGAACGTGGTGCACGATGGCGACTTCAAGCTGCAAGATGGCAAGGTGCGTGCCTTCTATGCGGGCCCGGCCCACACGCCGGACGGCATCTTTGTCTACTTCCCCGACGAGCAGGTGCTCTATGGCAACTGCATCCTCAAGGAGAAGCTGGGCAACCTGAGCTTTGCCAATGTGAAGGAGTATCCGCAGACCATCGAGCGGCTCAAGGCGATGAAGTTGCCGATCAAGACGGTGATCGGCGGTCACGACTCACCGCTGCACGGCCCCGAGCTGATTGATCACTACGAGGAGCTGATCAAGGCGGCGCCCCAGAGCTGA
- a CDS encoding GGDEF domain-containing protein produces the protein MINIYTIWDDYRLIGMVANERILPTKLGSVRVDLMSFRPWYHYFGCASFSKLRHFCSTDEAVVSDIEVDSFSLRNTIVMYFPFTYQLGRGGYKYGLLAIDIAVDEAFNEVLRPFRNLNPTRTAIAFDAAEPCRAFHLCLNKPFMQTKSGAVLYLKWSYSWLDFIKLALHSAAFKVYIIIILLAMVAWKQLYQRLRTLAHTDHLTQLPRRDILNRTMLHEHDYLMILDIDNFKSINDTYGHGIGDQALVAFSRHLRSNIRKVDSAIRWGGEEFIVLFKGMDDDEMMRHSAARLLARPLTIAELPDPITFSAGVIRIRDYLSVAEAVHLADELLYHVKQQGKHNIASYDGQQIHLIRNPDAETTS, from the coding sequence GTGATCAACATCTACACCATCTGGGACGACTACCGGCTGATCGGCATGGTGGCCAACGAGCGCATCCTGCCCACCAAGCTGGGCTCTGTCCGGGTGGATCTGATGAGTTTTCGCCCCTGGTATCACTACTTCGGCTGCGCCAGCTTCAGCAAGCTCCGGCACTTCTGCAGCACCGATGAAGCTGTGGTCTCAGATATCGAGGTAGACAGCTTCAGCCTGCGCAACACCATAGTGATGTACTTCCCCTTCACCTATCAGCTGGGGCGCGGCGGCTACAAATACGGCCTGCTGGCCATCGACATCGCGGTAGATGAAGCCTTCAACGAGGTGCTGCGCCCCTTTCGAAATCTCAACCCGACCCGCACCGCCATCGCCTTCGATGCCGCCGAGCCGTGCCGCGCCTTTCATCTCTGCCTCAACAAACCCTTTATGCAGACCAAGAGCGGCGCCGTGCTCTATCTCAAGTGGTCCTACTCCTGGCTCGACTTCATCAAGCTGGCGCTCCACAGCGCGGCCTTCAAGGTCTACATCATCATCATTCTGCTGGCGATGGTGGCGTGGAAGCAGCTCTACCAGCGGCTGCGCACCCTGGCCCACACCGATCACCTGACCCAGCTGCCGCGGCGCGACATCCTCAACCGCACCATGCTGCACGAGCACGACTACCTGATGATCCTCGACATCGACAACTTCAAGTCGATCAACGACACCTATGGCCACGGTATTGGCGATCAGGCGCTGGTCGCCTTTTCCCGCCACCTCAGGAGCAATATCCGCAAGGTGGACAGCGCCATCCGCTGGGGCGGCGAGGAGTTCATCGTGCTGTTCAAGGGGATGGACGATGACGAGATGATGCGCCACTCCGCCGCCCGGCTGCTGGCCCGCCCCCTCACCATTGCCGAGCTGCCCGACCCCATCACCTTCTCGGCCGGGGTGATCCGCATTCGCGACTACCTGTCGGTGGCCGAGGCGGTGCATCTGGCCGACGAGCTGCTCTATCACGTCAAGCAGCAGGGCAAACACAATATCGCCAGCTACGATGGCCAGCAGATCCACCTGATCCGCAACCCCGACGCCGAAACCACCAGCTAA
- a CDS encoding DEAD/DEAH box helicase codes for MSTASFAELALSPRLQQTLTELGYAAPTPVQASAIPVILAGRDLMAGAQTGTGKTAAFVLPLLEQLLQQPQAETRPIRALVLVPTRELAVQVAESVARYGQGTGLTSTQVYGGVSIAAQVAALQAGVDILIATPGRLLDHLRQGALSLAALRHLVFDEADRMLDMGFMDEIKALLKQIPADRQTLLFSATCDDNLFALSKVLLRDPALIEVAPRNTTAAEVEQRVYTVDSDRKLALVEHMLKVKGWAPALIFSRTRQGADKLAQQLGKAGINALAFHGDLSQSAREKVLLEFRAGTLQALVATDVAARGLDITDLNYVINLEFPFVAEDYVHRIGRTGRAGNKGLAITLFSPEDAPLLEKVEAVLDTRLPQQWFPGFEPDLTRFEPEPRRNSKAAQKQRARKQALAGNKGGKGRR; via the coding sequence ATGTCCACAGCCTCCTTTGCCGAACTGGCCCTCTCCCCCCGCTTGCAGCAGACCCTGACCGAACTGGGCTATGCCGCGCCGACTCCGGTGCAGGCCAGCGCCATCCCCGTCATTCTGGCGGGGCGCGATCTGATGGCGGGCGCCCAGACCGGCACCGGCAAGACCGCCGCCTTTGTGCTGCCGCTGCTGGAGCAGCTGCTGCAACAGCCACAGGCAGAGACCCGCCCGATCCGCGCGCTGGTGCTGGTACCGACCCGCGAGCTGGCGGTGCAGGTCGCCGAGAGTGTCGCGCGCTACGGTCAGGGGACAGGCCTCACCAGCACGCAAGTCTATGGCGGGGTGAGCATCGCGGCGCAGGTAGCGGCGCTTCAAGCCGGGGTGGATATTCTGATCGCCACCCCGGGCCGCCTGCTTGACCATCTGCGGCAGGGGGCGTTGAGTCTGGCGGCGCTGCGCCATCTGGTGTTTGACGAGGCTGACCGCATGCTCGACATGGGCTTTATGGACGAGATCAAGGCGCTGCTCAAACAGATCCCGGCGGATCGCCAGACCCTGCTCTTCTCCGCCACCTGCGACGACAACCTGTTTGCCTTGAGCAAGGTGCTGCTGCGCGACCCGGCGCTTATCGAGGTGGCACCGCGCAACACCACGGCAGCCGAGGTGGAGCAGCGGGTTTATACGGTGGACAGCGATCGCAAGCTGGCACTGGTCGAACATATGCTGAAAGTGAAGGGGTGGGCACCGGCCCTCATCTTCAGCCGCACCCGGCAGGGGGCCGATAAACTGGCCCAGCAGCTTGGCAAGGCGGGCATCAATGCGCTCGCCTTCCACGGCGACCTGTCGCAAAGCGCGCGGGAGAAGGTGCTGCTGGAGTTTCGCGCCGGTACCCTGCAGGCGCTGGTCGCCACCGACGTGGCGGCCCGCGGCCTCGATATCACGGATCTCAACTACGTGATTAACCTCGAATTCCCGTTTGTGGCCGAGGATTACGTCCACCGTATCGGTCGCACCGGTCGCGCTGGCAACAAGGGGCTCGCCATTACCCTGTTCAGCCCGGAAGATGCGCCGCTGCTGGAGAAGGTGGAAGCGGTGCTCGACACCCGTTTGCCCCAGCAGTGGTTCCCCGGCTTTGAGCCGGATCTCACCCGCTTCGAGCCCGAGCCGCGCCGCAACAGCAAGGCGGCCCAGAAACAGCGTGCCAGAAAGCAGGCCCTCGCTGGCAACAAGGGTGGCAAGGGGCGGCGCTAA
- a CDS encoding amidase, which yields MIEVTEVSIAELRAALESGRTTAVELVKAYLARIEAYNGPETATKLNAVVVANPDALKEAEASDARRARGETLSPLDGIPYTAKDSYLVKGLTAASGSPAFKDLVAQRDAFTVERLRAAGAICLGKTNMPPMANGGMQRGVYGRAESPYNADYLTAPFASGSSNGAGTATAASFSAFGLAEETWSSGRGPASNNGLCAYTPSRGVISVRGNWPLTPTMDVVVPYARTMADLLEVLDVVVADDADTRGDLWRLQPWVQLPKASEVRPASYLDLAAKPDALKGKRLGVPRMFINKDELAGTSENPGIGGPTGQRIHTRETVIALWEDARKALEAAGAEVIEVDFPLVSNCEGDRPGAPTVFNRGIVSPEFLNDELWELSGWAFDDFLRANGDPKLNKLADVDGPKIFPHDPGTLPNREGDLAAGMDEYVNMAKRGIKRFDEIPTVPDGLRGLEKTRKLDLEEWMDGLKLDAVLFPTVADVAPADADVNPASADIAWSNGIWVANGNLAIRHLGVPTVTVPMGVMADIGMPVGLTFAGRAYDDNNLLRFASAFESTGSKRMVPPRTPPLV from the coding sequence ATGATCGAAGTGACCGAGGTTTCCATTGCCGAGCTGCGTGCCGCGCTCGAATCAGGCCGCACCACAGCGGTCGAACTGGTCAAGGCCTATCTGGCCCGGATCGAGGCCTACAACGGCCCCGAGACTGCCACCAAACTCAACGCCGTGGTGGTCGCCAATCCCGATGCGCTGAAAGAGGCCGAGGCTTCCGATGCCCGCCGCGCCCGTGGCGAGACCCTGAGCCCGCTCGACGGCATCCCCTACACCGCCAAAGACAGCTATCTGGTCAAGGGGCTGACCGCCGCCTCCGGCAGCCCGGCCTTCAAGGATCTGGTGGCCCAGCGCGATGCCTTTACCGTTGAGCGCCTGCGTGCCGCCGGTGCCATCTGCCTTGGCAAAACCAATATGCCGCCGATGGCCAATGGCGGCATGCAGCGCGGCGTCTATGGCCGTGCCGAGAGCCCCTACAACGCCGACTACCTGACCGCGCCGTTTGCCTCCGGCTCCTCCAACGGCGCCGGTACCGCCACCGCCGCCAGCTTCTCCGCCTTTGGTCTGGCCGAAGAGACCTGGTCGAGCGGCCGTGGCCCTGCCTCCAACAACGGTCTGTGCGCCTACACCCCGTCCCGTGGCGTCATCTCGGTGCGTGGCAACTGGCCGCTGACTCCGACCATGGATGTGGTGGTGCCCTATGCCCGCACCATGGCCGATCTGTTGGAAGTGCTCGACGTAGTGGTCGCCGACGATGCCGACACCCGTGGCGATCTGTGGCGCCTGCAGCCCTGGGTGCAGCTGCCCAAGGCCTCCGAAGTGCGTCCGGCTTCCTATCTGGATCTGGCTGCCAAGCCAGATGCCCTCAAGGGCAAGCGCCTCGGTGTGCCGCGCATGTTTATCAACAAGGATGAACTGGCCGGCACCAGCGAAAACCCCGGCATCGGCGGCCCGACCGGTCAGCGCATCCATACCCGCGAGACCGTGATCGCCCTCTGGGAAGATGCGCGCAAGGCGCTGGAAGCCGCTGGCGCCGAAGTCATCGAAGTGGACTTCCCGCTGGTTTCCAACTGCGAAGGGGACAGACCCGGCGCGCCGACCGTGTTCAATCGCGGCATCGTGAGCCCGGAGTTTCTCAACGACGAGTTGTGGGAGCTCTCCGGCTGGGCGTTCGACGACTTCCTGCGCGCCAATGGCGATCCCAAGCTCAACAAGCTGGCCGATGTCGATGGGCCGAAGATCTTCCCCCACGATCCGGGCACCCTGCCGAACCGCGAGGGCGATCTGGCGGCGGGCATGGACGAGTACGTCAATATGGCCAAGCGCGGCATCAAGCGCTTTGACGAGATCCCCACTGTGCCGGACGGCCTGCGCGGTCTGGAGAAGACTCGCAAGCTGGACCTGGAGGAGTGGATGGACGGGCTCAAGCTCGACGCCGTGCTGTTCCCCACCGTCGCCGACGTCGCCCCGGCTGATGCGGATGTGAATCCGGCCTCCGCCGATATCGCCTGGAGCAACGGCATCTGGGTTGCCAACGGCAACCTCGCCATTCGCCACCTCGGCGTGCCGACCGTTACCGTCCCCATGGGCGTGATGGCCGATATCGGTATGCCGGTGGGGCTGACCTTCGCCGGTCGCGCCTATGACGACAACAACCTGCTGCGCTTCGCCTCGGCCTTCGAGTCCACCGGCAGCAAGCGTATGGTGCCGCCACGGACGCCGCCGTTGGTTTGA
- a CDS encoding FRG domain-containing protein — MARTARWKKIDFSDNVYVTELSSWKYFSDFVNKELLDYTTYVYRGHAVSAWKLEPTLDRIINSPTSVKRDEHLTRFKLETRGRRRSKPSDIERRK, encoded by the coding sequence ATGGCCAGAACTGCAAGATGGAAAAAAATCGACTTTAGTGACAATGTTTATGTTACAGAACTAAGTTCATGGAAATATTTTTCTGACTTTGTGAATAAAGAATTACTTGACTATACCACTTATGTATACAGAGGCCATGCTGTTTCAGCATGGAAATTAGAGCCCACACTAGACAGGATAATAAATAGCCCAACATCAGTCAAAAGAGATGAACATTTGACGCGATTTAAACTCGAAACAAGAGGAAGACGCCGGTCCAAACCCAGCGATATTGAAAGAAGAAAATGA
- a CDS encoding carbonate dehydratase, giving the protein MIRKNPSGHLPVIDESAYIDKTAIICGKVIIKENVFVGPYAVIRADEVDANGEMEPIVIGANSNIQDGVVIHSKSGAAVTIGEYTSIAHRSIVHGPCEVGNRVFIGFNSVLFNCHIGDGAVVRHNSVIDGCDLPPEFYVPSTTRINQQSDLTHIPRVSVDAAEFSEDVAHTNIDLVKGYKALSNEF; this is encoded by the coding sequence ATGATCCGCAAAAATCCCTCCGGCCACCTGCCGGTCATCGATGAATCCGCCTATATCGACAAAACCGCCATCATCTGCGGCAAGGTGATCATCAAAGAGAATGTCTTCGTCGGCCCCTACGCGGTGATCCGCGCCGACGAGGTGGATGCCAACGGCGAGATGGAGCCCATCGTCATCGGCGCCAACTCCAACATTCAGGACGGGGTGGTGATCCACTCCAAATCCGGCGCCGCCGTCACCATCGGCGAATACACCTCCATCGCTCACCGCTCCATCGTCCACGGGCCGTGCGAAGTGGGGAACCGGGTCTTTATCGGTTTCAACAGCGTGCTGTTCAACTGCCATATCGGTGACGGCGCCGTGGTGCGTCACAACTCGGTGATCGATGGCTGCGATCTGCCGCCGGAGTTCTACGTCCCCTCCACCACCCGCATCAACCAGCAGAGCGATCTGACCCATATCCCCCGGGTTTCGGTGGATGCCGCCGAATTCTCCGAGGACGTGGCTCACACCAATATCGATCTGGTCAAAGGGTACAAGGCGCTCTCCAACGAGTTCTGA
- a CDS encoding S-adenosyl-l-methionine hydroxide adenosyltransferase family protein — translation MDIRTAPRAIALALLLASSVATANEALVIQTDFGLKDGAVSAMKGVAFGVNRTLPLYDLTHEIPAYNIWEASYRLYQTLQYWPKGTVFVSVVDPGVGTDRKSVVLKTKSGHYIVSPDNGTLTLVAEHFGIDTVRQIDEKTNRLKGSEKSYTFHGRDVYAYTGARLASGVISYEQVGPKLPAEVVKIPYQAAVAEKDGTLKGTIPILDVQYGNVWTNIDDTLLTKAGINKGDTACIKISEGSAVKYDGKAPYVSSFGDVPEGQPLVYLNSLLQVSVALNMDSFAAKHQVQSGANWHISLKKCS, via the coding sequence ATGGATATTCGTACCGCTCCCCGCGCCATTGCGCTCGCTCTGCTGCTGGCCAGCAGTGTTGCCACCGCCAACGAGGCGCTGGTGATCCAGACCGACTTTGGCCTTAAAGATGGCGCCGTTTCGGCCATGAAGGGGGTTGCCTTCGGGGTGAACCGCACCCTGCCGCTCTATGACCTGACCCACGAGATCCCGGCCTACAACATCTGGGAAGCCTCCTACCGCCTCTATCAGACTCTGCAGTACTGGCCCAAGGGCACTGTGTTCGTCAGCGTGGTGGATCCGGGTGTCGGCACCGATCGCAAGTCGGTGGTGCTCAAGACCAAGAGCGGCCACTACATCGTCAGCCCGGATAACGGCACCCTGACTCTGGTAGCCGAGCACTTCGGCATCGACACCGTGCGCCAGATCGACGAGAAGACCAACCGCCTCAAGGGCTCCGAGAAGTCCTACACCTTCCACGGTCGCGACGTCTATGCCTACACCGGCGCCCGGCTCGCCTCCGGTGTCATCAGCTACGAGCAGGTGGGCCCGAAACTGCCTGCCGAGGTGGTGAAGATCCCCTACCAGGCTGCGGTAGCCGAGAAGGATGGCACTCTCAAAGGCACCATCCCGATCCTCGATGTGCAGTACGGCAACGTCTGGACCAACATCGACGATACCCTGCTGACCAAGGCGGGGATCAACAAGGGGGATACCGCCTGCATCAAGATCAGCGAAGGCTCTGCGGTCAAATATGACGGCAAGGCACCCTACGTCAGCAGCTTTGGCGATGTGCCGGAAGGGCAGCCGCTGGTCTACCTCAACAGCCTGCTGCAGGTGTCGGTGGCGCTGAACATGGACAGCTTCGCTGCCAAGCATCAGGTGCAATCCGGTGCCAACTGGCATATCAGCCTGAAGAAGTGCTCCTGA
- a CDS encoding NAD(P)H-dependent flavin oxidoreductase, whose translation MDAPSRFARRLGLRYPLIQAPMAGVQDHRLAIAACQSGLLGSLPAAMLGCEQLSAQLQAMRAATDAPFNVNFFCHRQEEPDPDQQMRWQQALSPYYAEFDISMAAATAAAARAPTRAPFNEQHVELLTGFRPAVVSFHFGLPAPELLASVKASGAYVLASATTVAEALWLAHHGADAVIAQGLEAGGHRGHFLSDDLALQQRTFTLLPEILAAIDLPVIAAGGIVDGKGIANALALGASAVQMGTAFLCCHEATTSPLHRAALHSSRGEHTALTNLFSGRPARGISNRLMRELGPLSDLAPCFPYASGALALLRAVAESRGDSGFSPLWAGQDLSGCRELPLSELVAEWIKEAGLV comes from the coding sequence ATGGATGCCCCTTCCCGTTTTGCTCGTCGTCTCGGCCTGCGTTACCCGCTGATCCAGGCCCCTATGGCAGGTGTGCAGGATCACCGGCTGGCCATCGCCGCTTGTCAGTCAGGCCTGCTGGGTTCCTTGCCGGCGGCCATGCTCGGCTGCGAGCAGTTATCCGCCCAGTTGCAGGCGATGCGAGCTGCGACCGATGCTCCCTTCAACGTCAACTTCTTCTGCCATCGGCAGGAGGAGCCAGATCCTGATCAGCAGATGCGCTGGCAACAGGCGCTATCTCCCTACTATGCCGAGTTTGACATCAGCATGGCGGCAGCAACGGCTGCCGCAGCCAGGGCACCCACCCGGGCCCCGTTCAACGAACAACATGTCGAACTGCTGACCGGGTTCAGGCCGGCGGTGGTCAGCTTCCACTTTGGTTTGCCTGCCCCCGAGCTGCTTGCCAGCGTGAAGGCGAGCGGCGCCTATGTGCTGGCCAGCGCCACCACGGTGGCCGAGGCACTGTGGCTTGCTCACCACGGCGCCGATGCGGTGATTGCGCAGGGGCTGGAAGCGGGCGGTCATCGCGGCCATTTCCTCTCTGATGATCTCGCGCTCCAGCAGAGGACCTTTACCTTGCTGCCAGAGATCCTCGCAGCGATCGACCTGCCGGTGATCGCTGCCGGTGGCATCGTCGATGGCAAGGGGATTGCCAACGCGCTGGCGCTGGGGGCGAGCGCTGTGCAGATGGGCACCGCCTTTCTCTGCTGCCATGAGGCGACGACCTCGCCGCTGCATCGGGCGGCGCTTCACTCATCTCGAGGCGAGCATACGGCCCTGACCAATCTGTTCAGCGGCCGCCCCGCTCGTGGCATCAGCAACCGGTTGATGCGGGAGCTGGGCCCGCTCTCGGATCTGGCGCCTTGCTTCCCTTATGCCAGTGGCGCCCTGGCTCTGCTGCGCGCAGTGGCGGAGTCCCGGGGCGATAGCGGGTTCTCTCCGCTCTGGGCGGGGCAGGATCTCTCCGGTTGTCGTGAGCTGCCCCTCAGCGAGCTGGTGGCGGAGTGGATAAAGGAGGCTGGGCTGGTGTGA
- a CDS encoding ribonuclease T2 family protein, which produces MKKMMALLAGGLLLSSAVQAKGVAGDFDYYALALSWSPEHCAVKPADKDQCSRKLGFVLHGLWPQYERGYPSNCTRERLDPDMESEFADLYPSRFLYRHEWEKHGTCSGLSQQAFHQLASDLRQKVKIPAAYQSPEEPLRKSTFQLKADLVSANEWLAPDNITVACADGGRFLREIYICVNKEGTDAVTCSAEMQKRERRSCGQPDFLLRSVR; this is translated from the coding sequence ATGAAGAAGATGATGGCCCTGTTGGCTGGTGGTTTGCTGCTCTCCTCTGCGGTGCAGGCGAAAGGGGTGGCGGGTGACTTTGATTACTATGCGCTGGCGCTCTCCTGGTCGCCCGAGCACTGCGCCGTCAAGCCTGCGGACAAGGATCAATGTTCCCGCAAGCTGGGCTTTGTGTTGCACGGTCTCTGGCCCCAGTACGAGCGTGGTTATCCCAGCAACTGTACCCGCGAACGGCTCGATCCCGACATGGAGAGCGAATTTGCCGACCTCTACCCCAGTCGTTTCCTCTATCGCCATGAGTGGGAGAAGCACGGCACCTGCTCCGGGCTGAGCCAGCAGGCTTTCCATCAGCTGGCGAGCGACTTGCGCCAGAAGGTGAAGATCCCGGCGGCTTATCAGTCGCCAGAAGAGCCGCTGCGCAAGAGCACCTTCCAGCTTAAAGCCGATCTTGTGAGCGCCAACGAGTGGCTGGCCCCCGACAACATCACGGTGGCTTGCGCCGATGGTGGCCGCTTCCTGCGGGAGATCTACATCTGCGTCAATAAAGAGGGGACGGATGCGGTCACCTGCTCCGCCGAGATGCAAAAGCGCGAGCGCCGCTCCTGCGGTCAGCCGGATTTCCTGCTGCGCAGCGTGCGTTGA
- a CDS encoding FRG domain-containing protein, with product MKEENDWWALGQHHGLATPLLDWTESPFVALFFAMSNAIELNSKEVTVYALSQAAINAKNKMINKNNDIELINKQKPTVKIVRPLSDENSRLVSQRGLFTRGPNNIDLESWIRNHKVSGRERRMDLMKINIPVAEQDINHALRYLNRMNINNSTLFPDLSGASEYCNLHLKISSY from the coding sequence TTGAAAGAAGAAAATGATTGGTGGGCCTTGGGCCAGCACCATGGATTAGCGACCCCCTTACTTGATTGGACCGAATCACCTTTTGTTGCACTGTTCTTTGCCATGAGCAATGCAATTGAGCTCAATAGTAAAGAAGTTACCGTTTATGCGCTGTCACAGGCAGCGATCAACGCAAAAAACAAAATGATAAATAAAAACAATGACATTGAGCTAATAAACAAGCAAAAACCAACAGTGAAGATTGTAAGACCTTTGAGTGATGAAAATAGCCGACTTGTAAGTCAAAGAGGGTTGTTTACAAGGGGACCTAATAATATTGATCTAGAGTCATGGATTCGCAATCACAAAGTTTCTGGTCGAGAGAGGCGCATGGACCTTATGAAAATAAACATTCCTGTTGCAGAACAAGATATCAATCATGCTTTGCGATACCTTAATAGAATGAATATAAATAACTCTACACTTTTCCCTGATTTATCTGGCGCTTCAGAATATTGTAATTTACACCTAAAGATATCGAGCTATTAA
- a CDS encoding DASS family sodium-coupled anion symporter yields MKKLTLAQLAALVTVLLAIVCWQLPAPAGLAPAAYHTAILFIATILVIVTNIAPTGYIAILSLGLYAVLHAGGEATPKAAIEGALVDFNHPLIWLIVIAFMIASAFAKTGLGKRIALLLLSRFGQSTLRSAYCLAVADFILAPATPSNTARAAIVAPIADSLAKTINKDDRKLGQFLLSSVSAMNDASAVAFSTGFAGNLALVGIAASVAGLTVGFREWALYLLPPAIGLLLIMPLVLYMVIRPETRDTPDAPRFAREELAKMGPLSRHEKSLLGVFVGLVVLWVGGSNLGLDATTVAFLGLAALLLLGVLNWNDVKGNSAAFDTLIWFSVLMGMADNLKRVGFTGWLGDELSGFMHSTLGGLGTIPMLLVVMVLYLFTSYAFASATAKVVALAPVIAGALLAVGVPAELAIFSIAAITNVGCNLATYSHARIPLLMGMGYHTSAEWMRIGLVIAIVGFAVVMSIGLTWWQWLI; encoded by the coding sequence ATGAAAAAACTCACTCTCGCCCAGCTCGCCGCACTCGTGACCGTGCTGCTGGCTATCGTCTGCTGGCAGCTGCCAGCCCCGGCTGGACTGGCACCGGCGGCCTACCACACCGCCATTCTGTTTATCGCCACCATTCTGGTCATCGTCACCAACATAGCGCCGACCGGCTATATCGCCATCCTCTCCCTTGGGCTCTACGCCGTGCTCCATGCCGGCGGCGAAGCGACCCCCAAGGCGGCCATCGAAGGGGCGCTGGTCGACTTCAACCACCCGCTGATCTGGCTTATCGTCATCGCCTTCATGATTGCCAGCGCCTTTGCCAAGACCGGCCTTGGCAAGCGGATCGCCCTGCTGCTGCTCAGCCGCTTCGGCCAGTCCACCCTGCGCTCCGCCTACTGTCTGGCGGTTGCCGACTTTATTCTGGCCCCCGCCACCCCGAGCAACACGGCTCGCGCCGCCATCGTCGCCCCCATTGCCGACTCGCTGGCCAAGACCATCAACAAGGATGACCGCAAGCTGGGGCAGTTCCTGCTCTCCAGCGTCAGCGCCATGAACGACGCCTCGGCGGTCGCCTTCAGCACCGGCTTTGCCGGCAATCTGGCGCTGGTCGGCATTGCCGCCAGCGTCGCCGGGCTGACGGTCGGCTTTCGCGAATGGGCGCTCTATCTGCTGCCGCCCGCCATCGGTCTGCTGCTGATCATGCCGCTGGTGCTCTATATGGTGATCCGCCCAGAGACCCGCGACACGCCGGATGCCCCCCGCTTCGCCCGCGAGGAGCTGGCCAAAATGGGCCCCCTCTCCCGCCATGAGAAGAGCCTGCTCGGGGTCTTTGTCGGTCTGGTGGTGCTCTGGGTCGGCGGCAGCAATCTGGGGCTGGATGCCACCACGGTCGCCTTTCTCGGTCTGGCCGCCCTGCTGCTGCTCGGCGTGCTGAACTGGAACGATGTGAAGGGCAACAGCGCCGCCTTCGATACCCTGATCTGGTTCAGCGTGCTGATGGGGATGGCCGACAACCTGAAACGGGTCGGCTTTACCGGCTGGCTGGGGGATGAACTCTCCGGCTTTATGCACAGCACCCTGGGCGGGCTCGGCACCATACCCATGCTGCTGGTGGTGATGGTGCTCTACCTCTTTACCTCCTACGCCTTCGCCTCGGCCACCGCCAAGGTGGTGGCGCTGGCGCCGGTGATTGCCGGGGCCCTGCTGGCGGTCGGCGTGCCTGCCGAGCTCGCCATCTTCAGCATCGCCGCCATCACCAACGTCGGCTGCAACCTCGCCACTTACTCCCACGCCCGCATCCCGCTGCTGATGGGGATGGGCTATCACACCAGCGCGGAGTGGATGCGTATCGGTCTGGTGATCGCCATCGTGGGCTTTGCCGTGGTGATGAGCATCGGCCTCACCTGGTGGCAGTGGCTGATCTGA